The genomic interval GATAGGTATGAAAGATGGCTTGAaggcagaaaggagaaaataacatGATTGTattacaataacaaaaataataaaaatatttttttcaataaagatGAATGGGTTAACTGATGGATCTTGGGAATAGGAGAGTGACTATCATTAACTAAGTAGCACTGTAAACCCACCAGTTCTGATAGAGACTTCCAGCGTCATGCAGATGGCTCCTGTTAACCCTGTTATATcggagacaaaacaaaaacatataaatatagacTAGGGTGCTtgttgggaggagagaaaattAGTAGGGATGAGAAGGACAAGAAAAGCAAGATTatgcaaatatgtacacacacatgtgcacacatatacacacatatcaggcaaaagtttaatttaaaaactaataaaacactATCCTGTTTAAGAAAAagcatattttcatttctctcattGTCTTGTCAATAAATGTGTGCCTTAGGCAAGCTGTTTCTATCCATTCAACTTTGCATTTCTGAAAAAgtgatttttcttcctttggctACAGAACCTGAACTATTCCATTTggtatatttattatttcctatatttctttctgaaaggtggggaaggaagagagagagagggagaggcagagagagagagagagatgcagacacagacacaaacacagttacagacacagagagaggagacagattttAATGCTTGGTTTAGCTTCCTTCTTTGTGTAATATGGAAACTTCATTCCATACTAAAGATACTAATTAGATACTAAATTAGATACTAATATTATCTAAAACAAGAATTGTTTCTAATAAAGGGCCAGAAATCATGGAGAACTTGAGAGTCTATAGTAAAAAATTCAAGTCCTACTGTGTCTAGACAGTAAACGGAGAATGCTCCTCTGAATCTGCTTGGTCTTGATGCTGTAAATGATGGGGTTCATAAACGGGGGAAAGAGAAAGTAGACATAGCTCATGGTAATGTGTACCACATGGGGAGCATGCTTTCCAAACCTGTGAATGaaggtcaggcctatcacagtgATGTAAAAGACCAGGACACAGCTAATGTGGGAGACACAGGTGTTGAGAgcctttgctctctcctctccagagGCGATGCCCATAACTGTCCTCAGAATGAGGACATAGGAAAAGACAATGATGAGCGCATCAAGGAAGAAAGTCAGGGCAACCAAAACAACTGGATACACGCGGTTAAAGGTAATGTCAGCACATGCGAGTTTCATGACATCTTGGTGGAGGCAGAAGGCATGAGAAAGAACATGGGAACGACAGTATGGGAACCAAAAGAGAGGCAGGATTGGCGGCATGATGGACACAAAAGCTCTGAGCAGTACCCCCAGCACCATCTTCATCACCCTCGAATTGGTAAGGATAGAGTTGTAATGCAGAGGTGTGCAGATGGCGACAAATCGATCATAAGACATGGCAAGTAAGACCCCTGATTCTACAATGGCTAGCGAGTGGATGAAGTAAGACTGAATGAAACAGGCTCCTTGTGCAATCTCCCTCTGGTTCAGCACCAGGACACCTAGAACTGTGGGCATTGTGGTTAGCGTCATCCCAAGGTCTGTACTTGCCAGCACAGCCAAGAAATAGTACATGGGCTCATGAAGGCTGTGTTCATTCCAAATGATGAAGAGAAGGGTACCATTCCCTAAAATAATGGAAAAGTAGATGACAAAGAAAGGGATAGAGATCCAGTGGTGAATCGTTTCCAAGCCCAGAAAGCCAGTCAATAGGAAAGGAGCGTCACTGTTGTTGGGCCACATGGTGGGATTTGCAGCAAAAGACAGTTTCAGAGAATGACTGTTTAAGTGAGCAGAACTCATCCTACCACCACCTAATGGTAGCATGTCTTCAGGTCACTTCTTATTTCCAAACGTTCAAGATTTTTATGCATTATCTTGGACTTAAAtaggttttctttctctgcaGATCTTTACCTAGAATAGGTACATCAATCACCATGAGTCAGTATCACAATTTACTATTACGCATGTAGCTTTTAATGTTGTGATGCATTTTTAACCTTTTCACTTAGTCCTCACTGCCCAGCTTCAGATCCATCTCATTCTTCCACTCTTCTttccttaaagatttttttagattttatgtgtatgggtgctgtGCCTGCACGTTAGGGGGTATCTGAGCACCATGTATATAGTTcccaagaagtcagaagaggccatcaaaTTGCCTGGAGCTAGAGCTGCAGATGACTGTGAGtggccatgtgagtgctgggaatcaaacctgagtcctctagcAAAGGATCCAAAGCTCTTAACCAGTGACCAATCTCTCCATCTCCTTGATGGATTCCCCCAATATTTTATTTGTCTCATATTGTCTCATAGAATATTTTGTTGTAATTTTACTAAACTTGGTTTATATGTACTGTCTTTCTTGAAACCAATGAGAtaacccaaaaaaagaaaaaaagactaagcAAAATTCTTAGTCAACAGGAATGAGTTCACTACTATGAAGTACTTGAGTTTATTTGCAATGTGACTACCTCAAGTGCATATAAATAAAGAACTCATAAATCTCTATAAAAATCTAAACATGTGAACAAAACAAGCATATATACTGTAGAACACTGATTATTTCACTAATTTGGGGCTCAGTAAATTTTCATTACTGAAAAATATATGACACCTTTAACAGTACAGATAAAAGTTAACTGGGttttaagaagaaagaacaaaagaaaggaagaaagaaagaaagaaagaaagaaagaaagaaagaaagaaagaaagaaagcaagcaagcaagcacactgGACATTCCTAAGTGAAAAATATTAAAGTGAGGTTTCTAGAAAAACCTAATACATGTAAAAGATGGTAGGTTTAAAATATTCTGGTTTGGGGAATAGAAAATAGTCGGGTCAGAAATTGGTAGCTGAGAACATAAAATTTATATGGCAAGATACAGAACAAAGTTACAGTCTAGCACATGGGAATAATAGTGATCGTCTTGCTGAGAAAGGCAACCACAGATGACATTGATACTTATAAGTCTTTCTCCATGAAAATCAAGATTAGGCTTCTTGGAGATCTTGGAGCTATGACATATTCATAATTTATACACCTATAAGATCAGTTCACTTTTATTTGCATAAAATCAAGGAATTTTAAAGTAggtataataattaaaaacatggGAAACATGTTCCTGACAAGTTAAATCAGATCTCTGTGTCCagaacactttaaaataattttatggtaaaTAGCATCAGTAATGAGTCTGAAGAGGAATTCAGGAAGACTGTGATGATAGCAATCTTTGTAAACCTTCCATCAATATTTAGTAAAGTCCTATCAACAATCAGAAGTACATGTATGGGGATTGTAGTAGAGTGTAATCTCTCTGATAATGAGCCATTAGTCTGGGGGAAAATAGTAGAAGAAAAGTGAGTGAGCTCTGGAAATGACACTATTTCAGAGCACACTATGGAGAACTGGTCAATCGGAAACAGAGTGGTAGCTATTCTGATAGAGAAAAAAAGGACACTATCATGATCCACTAGATTATGAACTGTTAGTGACTCGTCTTGGCTGCGCAGAACTGATGTGTGTACTATCATTAGCCAAAACCCCTGCTCCAAGCTTAACCCTCCTTatggagaggaaagaatgagAAGAGATAAGCTTCACAGCTTGTTATGCAGCACAGAAGCGAGCCACAAATCTCTGCCTCTTGTCCCTTTGAATGTGGACCAGAGTAAATAAGCAGAAGACCCAGACTGCTTCCTTCTAGACCTTGAACCAATCAGGATTTAAGTACTAACACTAAATAGTAACTCTTTTGAAAATAGTTAGAATTTGTtagtatgtatttttattgacTTAAACCAAAGAGTACCTATTTGGTATTAATACTCCCTACTAGAAACTGTACTGATATTTAATTTTAGCATAACTGACAGTGTCAGAAACTTTATACATATCtagcttttaaaaactgcttggtTTATGGACTCTAATTatgcagggctggagaaatgccttAAGAGCACACATGGCTCTTGCAGAGAACatgaattcagtttccagcacccagatggtggttcacaactgtatGTAACTTCAGTTCGAGGGATTCAACTCATAGCATCACTGATTCAATTCTTTAGAATTCTGTATCATTATCTGGCAAGTTTTGGGGGTTCTCATGGATGTAGCTAAGAGTGATACACTCCCTCCTTTACCCATTCTGAAAGCTATTTTTGAACTGATTCTCATAAAGCAGTAATCCCTGTATCCTCAGCAGCTTGTCAGAATGTCAAAAACACCATCCAGAGACTATTCAGATAGTTCTAAATAATCTTCAAGCATCTTCACACTCAGTGTTTTCTGATATCATCCTCTTAACCTGAACCTATTATTCAGAATTTGTGTTTATTTACAAGAGCTGTGTAGATGAGAATTACCCTACTAGAAAACTATAAGCTAATGATGGCAACCTACAGTCACAGCTTTGAGAAAATTGTCTAAACTTTACCTACCTTATATGCTAATTAAGATAGGAACTCTGGAATAAAAAGATGGATTCttcacaaatttttttctttataataggaaaaaaaaagagtatcctgaagaaataaacaaataaatagacatTTTATCAGAGGATGCTAAGGgtgatttgtctttgtttttatctttttagtaGAAACTTTACAGCAGTAAATCGCTCAATAATATAAAAGTATCTGAATTTTCAAAtaagttaaattttttaaatgtttattgtttttcGACAAGTATGTCTCTGGTGAACTTCCCACTGTTAGTAGTACAGCAGAAGTAGATATCTAATGATTGTGGGATCAAAGTGAATGAAGACAAGAATGGGAAGACAATACATTAAttgaattttctaaaataaagaaattaaacttttgaaaattaaatcattttcccAAGGCTGAATATTATGTGatataaagaaattcaaatttaGCTTTCTATGACTAAAATATTAAACTTAGGGTTCAACTAGCATTCATTAAACAGCAACTCTTATGTTCACGTTTGCCATTCAGTGTAGCATGCCCTTTCCTTAAATCcttacttaaataaaaatatttcttacattCTTAACTTCTCTTCAAGGATTGTTACAAAGCTGGGTAAAagacttaattttaaatatatctacTGCAATTTGAATGTATATTTCCTTACCTGACACAGttttctctttgtgatttctaaACATTTTACCCTCAGTATACATTCAGAATCCTAATGATAGGTCTATTTATTGAAGGACCAACTCCCAAGGTGCCATTCTATCTCTCTTTCCACAGAGCCTATTTGAGCATACCAAGTAAGAGGTGGAGAACTAACTCGTGGTTAATAGCATGTCCTTGTACCAATgctgggtagctcacaacctaTGTAACTCCTGTGTAACTCCTGCTCCATGAGATCCAGAACTTTCTTCTGGACCCCAGAGACACCTGTTTTTCTCcccagacctctctctctctctctctctctctctctctctctctctctctctctctctctctctctctctctctctcataaagcCTAAGCTGTGCTGTCCCTATATGTATGAGTTGCTGATTTTCACTGGAGCTGGTTGACCTGCAAGTGGCaacattctattctattctattctattctattctattctattctattctattctattctatttatttatttatttattattggatattttatttacatttcagatgccatcccctttctccatttcccctccctagaaaacccctattccatccctgcttctcctttttgtttttatacaattttttaatgttaatcaaaggctttataagtctgGTAATggtcaataacaagatgctcatacaatcagaagtgtaacccaatacccaacctagatatattattTACTGGTGGAGACGCAcaaatatctgcctccatgtcccccccttctctctctctcatcacctcttctccttctcctcctcctctccttactcctcctcttcctctccttactcttcccaccttagctcctcctacatatcacccttcctgttaaaataaaacttttcttttaaaatacaattagagtataactatatcaacttgtgtcagtaaggtacaagatagacctaatacccactctatcattttgttgactaaccagaacctctgtcatctctcctaactaaaagacttagttctgaacctggcttttttcttggctttagaatgactgtcagctaaaaaccatcctttcaaattttttctttcaaagtaagtAGCCgggattagctatgagactataagtcttcaaccccatcagaaatctagaatgactgagttaactgaaattacggGAAGCACAaggcatggcttctaaaacttagccaatttatagagaccgctgaacacctggacagtccctgtactacaaaacgttggagcatctgatcttcagccttctggatcATCTGATAGACCAAGTGATGcggaattattaagggctgattactctatcttggcagatataatcagtcaagtattccgcaagtgtgtctttttctggacagtgatttttctgtagatgaaaagaggcaattattgcctagtggctgtctcaccacaactggagtaactccaaagatgctcaatttcttcttagaatc from Arvicanthis niloticus isolate mArvNil1 chromosome 1, mArvNil1.pat.X, whole genome shotgun sequence carries:
- the LOC117723216 gene encoding olfactory receptor 51B4, whose translation is MLPLGGGRMSSAHLNSHSLKLSFAANPTMWPNNSDAPFLLTGFLGLETIHHWISIPFFVIYFSIILGNGTLLFIIWNEHSLHEPMYYFLAVLASTDLGMTLTTMPTVLGVLVLNQREIAQGACFIQSYFIHSLAIVESGVLLAMSYDRFVAICTPLHYNSILTNSRVMKMVLGVLLRAFVSIMPPILPLFWFPYCRSHVLSHAFCLHQDVMKLACADITFNRVYPVVLVALTFFLDALIIVFSYVLILRTVMGIASGEERAKALNTCVSHISCVLVFYITVIGLTFIHRFGKHAPHVVHITMSYVYFLFPPFMNPIIYSIKTKQIQRSILRLLSRHSRT